The Euphorbia lathyris chromosome 3, ddEupLath1.1, whole genome shotgun sequence genome contains a region encoding:
- the LOC136224456 gene encoding berberine bridge enzyme-like D-2, which produces MFSSLFLFISFLLLLPSLYSLPEDLSSCLTLNQITNFSMFPTKETDDSTTYYNLLYLSVQNLRFADPNIPKPLAIFLPESAEQLGKTITCCREGNLEIRARCGGHSYEGTSVAVSDGNPFVVIDLMNLNKVSINVQDDTAVVEGGATLGETYSAIAEASSTYGFSAGSCPTVGVGGHIGGGGFGLLSRKYGLAADNVVDAILVTADGSFLDRKAMGEDVFWAIRGGGGGIWGIVYSWKIKLLKVPEIVTGFVVFRAGTKGDIANLVNKWQYIAPNLQNDFYLSCFIGAGLSDSKTPGVSTKFNGFYLGSKTQAVSILNNVFPELGIVEDECKEMSWIESILFFSGLGNGSSISDLKNRNSSDKHYFKAKLDYVRTEISLPGIEGAIEILEKEPKGYVILDPYGGIMNDISSDEIAFPHRKGNIFSIQYLVDWNQTDNNKSDEYMKWIREFYTFMTPYVSWGPRAAYVNYMDFDLGVMSKIKTKVDPSGDNAVETARDWGEKYFLKNFDRLVTAKTFIDPENFFSNQQGIPPMPPNAMF; this is translated from the coding sequence ATgttttcttctctctttctcttcataTCTTTTCTCCTTCTACTTCCTTCACTATATTCACTTCCTGAAGACCTATCTTCTTGCTTAACACTAAATCAGATAACCAACTTCTCTATGTTCCCCACCAAAGAAACTGATGACTCCACAACTTACTACAATTTACTCTATTTATCCGTTCAAAATCTTCGTTTCGCAGACCCGAATATTCCTAAGCCATTAGCCATTTTTCTGCCGGAAAGTGCTGAGCAGTTAGGGAAGACTATCACATGCTGTAGAGAGGGAAATCTCGAAATTAGGGCAAGATGCGGCGGACATAGCTACGAAGGGACTTCCGTAGCTGTTAGCGACGGAAATCCTTTCGTCGTTATAGACTTGATGAATTTGAACAAGGTTTCAATCAATGTGCAAGATGATACTGCAGTAGTAGAAGGCGGTGCAACGCTTGGGGAAACATATTCAGCTATAGCTGAAGCAAGTAGCACGTATGGCTTCTCGGCTGGATCGTGCCCTACTGTCGGAGTTGGCGGACATATTGGTGGCGGTGGATTCGGGTTGTTGTCGCGAAAATATGGACTTGCTGCCGATAACGTTGTTGATGCAATACTTGTTACTGCCGACGGAAGTTTTCTCGATCGAAAAGCTATGGGAGAAGATGTTTTTTGGGCGATTCGAGGCGGGGGCGGAGGAATTTGGGGTATAGTTTACTCCTGGAAAATAAAGCTGTTAAAAGTGCCTGAAATAGTTACAGGATTTGTAGTTTTTAGGGCTGGCACAAAAGGTGATATTGCGAATTTGGTAAATAAATGGCAATACATTGCGCCTAATTTGCAGAATGATTTTTACTTATCCTGTTTTATCGGAGCTGGTTTGTCGGACTCTAAAACCCCTGGAGTATCAACTAAATTCAATGGGTTTTACTTAGGTTCAAAAACTCAAGCTGTTTCTATACTAAACAACGTTTTCCCCGAATTGGGTATTGTAGAAGACGAGTGCAAAGAAATGTCCTGGATTGAATCCATTCTATTCTTCTCCGGGTTAGGAAACGGAAGCTCCATATCCGACTTGAAAAACCGGAATTCTTCAGACAAGCATTACTTCAAGGCAAAATTAGACTATGTAAGAACTGAAATTTCTTTACCTGGAATTGAGGGTGCAATTGAAATCCTTGAAAAAGAGCCAAAAGGGTATGTTATTTTAGACCCATATGGAGGAATTATGAACGATATAAGCAGTGACGAAATTGCTTTCCCTCATAGAAAAGGGAATATATTCTCAATTCAGTACCTGGTGGATTGGAACCAGACAGATAACAACAAAAGTGATGAATATATGAAATGGATAAGagaattttacacttttatgACACCATATGTGTCTTGGGGACCAAGAGCTGCTTATGTAAATTACATGGATTTTGACCTTGGTGTAATGAGTAAGATAAAGACCAAAGTTGATCCATCTGGAGATAATGCTGTTGAAACAGCTAGGGATTGGGGTGAAAAGTACTTTTTGAAAAACTTTGATAGGTTAGTAACAGCCAAGACATTTATTGATCCTGAAAATTTTTTCAGTAATCAACAAGGTATTCCTCCAATGCCTCCCAATGCCATGTTTTAA
- the LOC136224508 gene encoding GDSL lipase-like: MANPKSLLGFLLISVSLLVLVKSRKHVAMFVFGDSLYDPGNNNNLNVSIIHKADYWPYGETFFHYATGRFCDGRLIPDFIATYAELPIWKPYLDADADLNNFTNGANFAAGGAGALPQTDAGSVNLTQQLSFFKEVANKLRVEVGEVEAKEMLMEAIYLNSIGGDDYADILQNYPNITQSQKQYFVKMVIDILIHVIKEIYEMGGRKFVFQNVGPMGCLPISKQENELSSEECDEQLQSIVQLHNIELPKAVEALETQLQGFEYALFDYYTSLYDIIQNPSNYGLRVADVACCGNGTNRATDCGIEAYELCSNASEYVFFDGSHPGDATNLLLAQLLWNGNSTTVIPRNLKDLYDLQITTNNGSDHLVAFI, translated from the exons ATGGCAAACCCAAAATCTTTGCTAGGTTTCTTATTGatttctgtttctcttttggtgTTAGTAAAGTCAAGGAAGCATGTGGCCATGTTTGTGTTTGGAGATTCATTATACGATCCTGGCAACAACAACAATCTTAATGTAAGCATCATTCACAAGGCTGATTATTGGCCTTACGGAGAGACTTTTTTCCACTACGCGACTGGAAGATTTTGTGACGGTCGTCTTATCCCTGACTTTATAG CTACATATGCAGAATTACCCATTTGGAAACCTTATCTGGATGCTGATGCTGATCTTAACAACTTCACTAATGGAGCCAATTTTGCAGCTGGTGGGGCTGGTGCTCTTCCTCAAACTGATGCAGGATCG GTTAATCTGACACAACAGCTAAGTTTCTTCAAAGAAGTAGCCAACAAATTGAGAGTAGAAGTTGGTGAAGTAGAGGCAAAGGAGATGCTAATGGAAGCAATTTACTTGAATAGCATTGGGGGCGACGATTACGCTGACATCCTCCAAAATTATCCCAACATCACACAATCCCAAAAGCAATACTTTGTCAAAATGGTTATTGACATCTTAATTCACGTAATCAAG GAAATATATGAAATGGGAGGAAGAAAATTCGTGTTTCAAAATGTTGGACCAATGGGATGTCTACCGATTTCTAAACAGGAAAACGAATTGAGTAGTGAAGAGTGTGATGAACAACTACAAAGCATTGTACAGCTACATAATATTGAATTACCCAAAGCAGTTGAAGCATTGGAGACCCAATTACAAGGTTTCGAATATGCATTGTTCGATTATTACACTTCTCTCTATGACATTATCCAAAATCCTTCTAATTATG GTTTGAGAGTGGCAGATGTTGCTTGTTGTGGAAATGGGACAAATAGAGCAACTGATTGTGGAATAGAAGCATATGAGTTATGTAGTAATGCAAGTGAATATGTGTTTTTTGATGGGTCTCATCCTGGTGATGCCACCAATTTGTTATTGGCACAACTCCTATGGAATGGGAATTCAACTACTGTAATACCTCGTAACCTCAAAGATTTGTATGACCTCCAAATTACAACTAATAATGGATCTGATCATCTTGTAGCTTTTATATGA